The DNA sequence GTTCGGACTCAACCGCTCCGAGCTGCACACACGCTTGGGTCTGGCCCAGGGCGTCACCTTTCCGCGGGTACTCGGAATCGAGGCCACGGGCGTCGTGGCCAGCGCGCCCGGTGGGGAGTTCGCACCGGGTCAGCAGGTGATGACGATGATGGGAGGGATGGGACGTGTCTTCGACGGTGGGTACGCCGAATACACACGGGTTCCCGCCACACAGGTGATCCCGTTCCACAGCTCCCTGGAGTGGAGTGTGCTCGGTGCCATTCCGGAAATGCTGCAGACCGCCTACGGATCACTGACCGTGGGTCTGGACATCCAAGCGGGCCAGTCGATCCTGATTCGGGGGGGCACGTCCTCGGTCGGGATGGCCGCCGCGATCCTGGCCAAGCGCAGGGGGCTGACCGTGTTCTCCACCACGCGCACCGAGTCCAAGCTGGAAGCCCTCCGGGACATTGGCGTCGACCATCCACTCATCGATGACGGAGACGTGTCCTCCCAGGTCCGCCACCACCTCGAGGAGGGCGTCCACGCCGCCCTGGAACTGGTGGGGACTCCGACGCTGCCCGACACGCTCCGGGCGACGCGCGTGCACGGAGTGGTGTGCTTCACGGGGATGCTCAGCAACCAGTGGACGATCCGGGACTTCTACCCGATCGAGTACCTGCCCAGGGGAGTTCGCCTCACCGCGTACGGAGGTGGAGCACACGACCTTCCCCCTGCCGTGCTCGCCGAATTCCTGGACGCCGTCGAGCGCGGCGAGGCCACGGTGCCCATCGCGAAGATCTTCGAGCTGGACCAGATCGCCGAAGCACACCAGACCATGGAAGACGGCACGGTCGCGGGCAAGCTGGTCGTGGTGAATCGCCACACGATGGATGGGTAGGTGGCCCGGGTCGCAGGACCGCGGTCACGCATACAGGCACGGGGGGACACTGTTGCATCTGGTCCTCCCTGTACGCCCGCTAGCCTAGACGCCCCCCAAGACGGCGTCGGGGCCATTGGCCGCAGCGCGTCGAATACTCCACACCCCAACGTGGTCAGCGCGCCTGTACTACACAGAAGAGGTTGCCGTCTGGATCTTCGAGGACCACGTAGTCGGCGCCCTCGGCATACCGCCAGGGGTATCTCTTGGCGCCAAGCTCGAGGAGTCGTCCCACTTCGGCTTCCTGATCGGCGGTGTACAGGTCGAGATGCATCCAGCTGCGCGCCGCTCGCGGCACTTCACGCGCCTGCAAGGAAAGGTGGGGACGATTCCCCTCTGGAGGCCGAAGCACAACCCATCCTCCGTCGAGCGGCCGGTCTGGAGTGTATCCGAGCGCTTCACTCCAAAAAGCCACCATGCGCTGGAATTCGTGACAGTGGATCACGATGGAACCGATTCGGACTTGCTGGCTCGTCATTCGGAACCTCGCTGCACTGGATCGCCGTACCCGTGACGGACTGTCGGCTGCCCCCACAGGCGCACATAGCGCAGGTGCGTGGCGTCCGGGGCATCGAATACCCTGTCGATCTGATAGCTCGGCAAGGCATCGTGGAGGTTCTCGAACAAGCGCCGGCCACCGGCGAACATGACTGGCGCCAGCGCAATCTCGAGCTCGTCGATGGCTCCCATGTTCAAGTATTGCTGTATCACGTCCGCTCCACCCGAGATACGAATGTCGCGATCGCCAGCAGACTCCCGAGCCAACTCCAGAGCGCGCTCGGCTCCGTCGTTGACGAAGAAGAATGTGGTGCCACCTGGACGGGCCCAGGGCTCACGTCGCTCGTGTGTGAGAACGTACACAGGAGTGCGGAACGGAGCCTCCTCTGGCCAGCTCCGTTCGCCCTGCTCGAACATCCGCTTGCCCATGATATTGGCACCGCAACGCTCCATG is a window from the Gemmatimonadota bacterium genome containing:
- a CDS encoding zinc-binding alcohol dehydrogenase family protein; translated protein: MRAVVLDAPGAASSLRIERRPIPEPEPGWVLIRVHAFGLNRSELHTRLGLAQGVTFPRVLGIEATGVVASAPGGEFAPGQQVMTMMGGMGRVFDGGYAEYTRVPATQVIPFHSSLEWSVLGAIPEMLQTAYGSLTVGLDIQAGQSILIRGGTSSVGMAAAILAKRRGLTVFSTTRTESKLEALRDIGVDHPLIDDGDVSSQVRHHLEEGVHAALELVGTPTLPDTLRATRVHGVVCFTGMLSNQWTIRDFYPIEYLPRGVRLTAYGGGAHDLPPAVLAEFLDAVERGEATVPIAKIFELDQIAEAHQTMEDGTVAGKLVVVNRHTMDG
- a CDS encoding VOC family protein — protein: MTSQQVRIGSIVIHCHEFQRMVAFWSEALGYTPDRPLDGGWVVLRPPEGNRPHLSLQAREVPRAARSWMHLDLYTADQEAEVGRLLELGAKRYPWRYAEGADYVVLEDPDGNLFCVVQAR
- a CDS encoding dihydrofolate reductase family protein, with the translated sequence MSTVFVNIGLSLDGYMAPVGMSVEHWEDPEYQNWGAKWGTLMSWVLKQEYFREILKFGPGGETGPVNDMLRRTMERCGANIMGKRMFEQGERSWPEEAPFRTPVYVLTHERREPWARPGGTTFFFVNDGAERALELARESAGDRDIRISGGADVIQQYLNMGAIDELEIALAPVMFAGGRRLFENLHDALPSYQIDRVFDAPDATHLRYVRLWGQPTVRHGYGDPVQRGSE